The DNA segment GTAGCTAGTTCCGTCATCTCTTCTACAGTGAGAATTTTTTCGATATCGATTAGGATGATGAACCTGTTGTCTTTTTTTCCAACACCTGTGATGTAACGAGAAGAAATCCCTTTTACAGATGGTGGTGGTGGATCCACTTGGTTGGCTGGAAAATGTACCACATGGGACACTTTGTCCACAATCACACCGATTGATTTACCAGACACATTGATGACTATGGCACGGTCTGCAGACTCTGTTACATTTTTGATGTTCAATCGTTTGGCAAGGTCAATCATCCTTACCACTTTGCCTCGGATGTCCATGATCCCGGCAAAGTAACTTTTGGATTGTGGAACGCGGATTAAATTTGTGATCTTAACAATTTCTTCAACAATTGTGATGGGGATGGCATACTCTTCATCTCCCAAATTGAAAATGATGTATTGCTCATGGATGAATTGGTTTGCTTGGGATGTTTCTTTGGCCATATCAATTTCTACTACTACGTCTAAAAATAGACGTAGCCGTTGTAGAAAAAATATGAACCGAAACTGAGAAATGACAACACTTTTGTCATTAGAACAGAACGTTTTCTCACAAGAAAATCGAGTAGGCCCGCGATCATCCCTAAGACTCCTAAACTGAGTCCTAATACGACATAATCATAGTATACATAATAGACCAAACAACCAAATCCAACGCCAAGACAAACATCCTGCAAATCTCCCCAGACCCTTCGTTTGAAACGTGTCCAGAGCGATCCTCGTGCTTCTCTTGCCTCTCTCCGTTCTCGTCTCCAACGTTGGAACCGGGTCTCACGAATGATGCCAAAAATGGAATCATACCGAGTGGAGGGGAATAATGCCGATTCCAACGGCCCACGAGAGGACCTGGTTTTTTCCGAAACCTCTGCTTGGAAGGGAGGGTAAATTTCATACGCTCCGCCGATGCTAACCAACATGTCTTTGTCAGGGAGAGAACTGAAGTATTCCCGAAAGGGCCAGATCTTACGAAAGACGGGGTAGGCACGCCCAGAAGTAATATCCTTCTCAGTTTGTACGGTACCGTTTTTCACAGTGGCTCCGTACATACGTCCCTTCTCTTCTTTGATTTCGACAGTTAACCGAACGAGTCGTTCGTGAAAGTTGAACTCAGCCTCCAGGACATCCCCGAGAGGTGTTTCCATGGTAAATGCTCGGATGAAACCGGGGGTGCGGGGTTTCTGTTTCCTCCAGACTTGTTTCATAACAAATCTATCGGAGGAAAAAGAAAGTCACTGAAGAAAGATTATTTCTTCTTTTTGTGTCTGTTGGCTCTGCGTTTTTTCTTACGTTTGTGGGTTGCGATTTTTCTACGCTTTCTCTTTTTTCCGGAAGGCATTCCTTCCTCCTTATATCAAGCCTGTTCTGTCAAATTTCTAGTCGAGGTACTTTTGTAAAACTTTATTTTTCCTCATATTGGATAACATCGCTTTGATATCACCCACACCTTCACGTGAAGTGATGAGGAGTACATCTGGTTCTTCCACAACGATCAGGTCTTTCACACCAAGAAATGTGATGAGCTCTTTTTGAACGGAGGAAATATTCCCTGATGCTTTGTGGTAATGTACTTCTTTTCCTTGGTGGTGGTTTTTCTCTTTGTCCCCTGGCAAAATGCGTTCGAGGGACATCCAGGATCCAACATCATCCCAATTGAAAGTAGCTTCTACCATACGGATACGATTGGATTTTTCCATGATCGCAGTGTCGATGGCTTCGGAAGGTAACATCTGGAATGCAGATTTTAAATCCCCAAAGTTCTTAAACGGAAATCCATTTTTTAATGGACCAAGGATATGTGGCGCATGTCGTTCCAGTTCCGATAGAATGGTTTCGGTGCGGAAAAGAAAGATCCCTGGATTCCAATAAAAATTCTTTTTTTTGATGTATTTGAGTGCAGTTTTGAAATCAGGTTTTTCAAAAAATGCTTTCACCGTGTAACCTACATCAGTTGGTTTCCCTGTGCTAATGTATCCATATCCAACTTCAGGTCGGTTTGGTTTTACCCCAAGTAAAACCATTCCATTTTCCGTTTCGAACAAGGCTTGTTCTATGGTTTTTGTGAACTCTTTGACAGGATCAATAAATGCATCTGCGGAGAGAACGATGAGGTTGGGATTTCCGTATTTTTTTTGGAAGTAAAGTGCAGAAAGGGCAATGATAGGTGCTGTGTTTTTTCCTTCTGGTTCGATGATAAAATTTCCAGATGGGAATTTAGGATCTTTTTTGAGAATTTCTGCCTTCAGAGTTGCATTGGTCCCAATGTAAATACGATCCAATGATGTGATGGTTAGGGCTCGGTCGATTGTCTCTTTGAGAAGAGTTTTGTTGGAATAAACTTTCTGGAGCTGTTTCGGGGAATTGGTGCGGGAACGAGGCCAAAACCTCTCCCCTTTCCCTCCTGCCATAATCAAAACAACAGGGGTTTCTTTTGGTAATTTTGCCATAGGGTTTGGAACCAGAATTTAGAAAGGGAAAGAGAGGAAAACTAGAAAAGAGTTATGCCCCACCTGCTTCTTTCGGAGTTTCCTCACTGTGAAGTTTGATCGGTTTTGCAGGAATGATGGTCGAAATGGCATGTTTGTATACCAAATTCTGTTTGTTTTCATTTTCAAGAATGATGGTGAAATTGTCAAAACTGACAACTTTTCCTTTTAAAGGAACTCCATTTAACAAGTAGATGGTGAGATCAATTTTCTCTTTTCTTGCTGTGTTTAAAAGTTGGTCTTGGATGTTATTTTTTGCCGACATTGGAAATCCCGAGTGTTCTCTTTATCTTTGTTCTATATTTGTATACAATTGGACAGCGGCATCAAAAGAAATGGGCGAAAGGAATGATTCTTTTTTGAACCAAGTAATTTGCCTTTTTGCATAATTTCTGTGACTTTGCGCCAACTGTTCAATGAATGTATTAATGTCTATCGTTCCATTTAAGAATGCAAGCGCAAAATTGTAACCCAAGGTTCGTAACCCCGGACAGTTTGGTCCGTACTTCGAAATAACTTCTTTCGTTTCCTCTAACATACCACTAACGATCTGATTCACTCGGGCATTGATGCGTTTGTAGAGAATGTCACGTGGCCAATCCAACCAGTGCCCAATCATTTTCACTTCTGGATGGTCTTGTAAATATCCTCCTACAGTTTGTTTTGATACCTCTGACCACAAAACTCCTGTGAGAACAACTTCCAAAGCACGTTTGATGCGGTATCCATCTTGCATAGAAAGACTTTCCATTGCTCTCGGGTCTTTTGTTTGGAGCATCATCCTTGCTTCTTCTAATGGAAGGTGCAAAACATAATCCTTGGTATCTTTTGGTACATTTGGTACGGGAAACATGCCTAAGAGAAATGCACGGAGATAAAATCCTGTCCCACCAATCAGGATGGGAATTTTCCCCCTGCCTTGGATATCGGAAATGGCTTCTCTTGCCAAAAGGGAAAACTGATTGGCATTGATGGATTCGTTTGCATTTAAAAAACCAACGAGCCAGTGGCGGATATGGGAAAATTCTTCGGGAGTGGGTGCCGTTGTGCCTACCGGTAAATCCCGGTAGACTTGGCGAGAGTCAAAAGAAACAATTTCGAAACGTTTTGGGTCAAGGGCTTGGGTAAGCGAGGTTTTTCCGGAACCGGTAGGTCCACCAAGGATGGGAAGGATCACTCCTCTTCCTCGGCAACGACCTCCTCTTCTTCGGCCTCTTCCAATTCCTCAGTTTCTTCTAAGAGTTCATCATCTTCAATGACTGGTTCTTCCTCTTCTTCCACTTCGTATTCCGAACTGCGAATGGCAGCCATACGGGATTTGATTGCAGGTTTTGCCAACTGGTCAGCTCCGCATTTCGGACATTTTTTTTCAGGTTTGTTCAAATCATAAAACTTCGTTCCACAGGAGTAACAGTTAAACTTCTTTCCGAGCGGGTTGTTCGGATCAATTTTCACAGCTGGGGTTTTGGCTTGCGGGGCCGGTTTGTCCTTTTGTGCTGTGGCTGTTTTAGGCGCAGGTACAACCTTTGCCTTCGTAGCAGGGGCTTTGGACCCGACTACGGCCTTTTTTTTATCTTCCTTCGGGGAAGAGGACTTGGCGTCCTTACTCGGTTTTTCTTTGGCAACCGCTTTCTTTTTGGGCGGTGCTTGTTTCTTTGCTGCTTTTTTTGCGACCATAAACGTACTTTTGACAGTTTTGG comes from the Leptospira ellinghausenii genome and includes:
- a CDS encoding chemotaxis protein CheW gives rise to the protein MAKETSQANQFIHEQYIIFNLGDEEYAIPITIVEEIVKITNLIRVPQSKSYFAGIMDIRGKVVRMIDLAKRLNIKNVTESADRAIVINVSGKSIGVIVDKVSHVVHFPANQVDPPPPSVKGISSRYITGVGKKDNRFIILIDIEKILTVEEMTELATV
- a CDS encoding mannose-1-phosphate guanylyltransferase — its product is MAKLPKETPVVLIMAGGKGERFWPRSRTNSPKQLQKVYSNKTLLKETIDRALTITSLDRIYIGTNATLKAEILKKDPKFPSGNFIIEPEGKNTAPIIALSALYFQKKYGNPNLIVLSADAFIDPVKEFTKTIEQALFETENGMVLLGVKPNRPEVGYGYISTGKPTDVGYTVKAFFEKPDFKTALKYIKKKNFYWNPGIFLFRTETILSELERHAPHILGPLKNGFPFKNFGDLKSAFQMLPSEAIDTAIMEKSNRIRMVEATFNWDDVGSWMSLERILPGDKEKNHHQGKEVHYHKASGNISSVQKELITFLGVKDLIVVEEPDVLLITSREGVGDIKAMLSNMRKNKVLQKYLD
- the hfq gene encoding RNA chaperone Hfq; this encodes MSAKNNIQDQLLNTARKEKIDLTIYLLNGVPLKGKVVSFDNFTIILENENKQNLVYKHAISTIIPAKPIKLHSEETPKEAGGA
- the miaA gene encoding tRNA (adenosine(37)-N6)-dimethylallyltransferase MiaA; the protein is MILPILGGPTGSGKTSLTQALDPKRFEIVSFDSRQVYRDLPVGTTAPTPEEFSHIRHWLVGFLNANESINANQFSLLAREAISDIQGRGKIPILIGGTGFYLRAFLLGMFPVPNVPKDTKDYVLHLPLEEARMMLQTKDPRAMESLSMQDGYRIKRALEVVLTGVLWSEVSKQTVGGYLQDHPEVKMIGHWLDWPRDILYKRINARVNQIVSGMLEETKEVISKYGPNCPGLRTLGYNFALAFLNGTIDINTFIEQLAQSHRNYAKRQITWFKKESFLSPISFDAAVQLYTNIEQR
- a CDS encoding FYDLN acid domain-containing protein, producing the protein MVAKKAAKKQAPPKKKAVAKEKPSKDAKSSSPKEDKKKAVVGSKAPATKAKVVPAPKTATAQKDKPAPQAKTPAVKIDPNNPLGKKFNCYSCGTKFYDLNKPEKKCPKCGADQLAKPAIKSRMAAIRSSEYEVEEEEEPVIEDDELLEETEELEEAEEEEVVAEEEE